The following are from one region of the Brienomyrus brachyistius isolate T26 chromosome 4, BBRACH_0.4, whole genome shotgun sequence genome:
- the tmub1 gene encoding transmembrane and ubiquitin-like domain-containing protein 1, whose amino-acid sequence MALIEGVGDEVTVLFGVVLLVLVLVLAWASTHTVDRTEHLFASSPTTAPLHRTAPSQENTSHDASPLESPPAAGSSEEGSKEESPREPADGEQSRGGAGGNLPELGEFGVEGLRHRETVDAGPSLQQPGHDGGDTPDDAQRSMVLRLKFLNDTERVAQVKPEDTIGYIKRTYFAGQEHQVRLIYQGQLLRDDAQTLASLNLTDNCVLHCHISQHATPQVPAGARAADQVHVALNVGSLMVPLFVLMLSVLWYFQIQYRHFFTAPATASLVGITIFFSFVAFGVYRR is encoded by the exons ATGGCTCTGATCGAGGGCGTGGGCGATGAGGTGACAGTGCTCTTTGGGGTGGTGTTGCTAGTCCTGGTGCTGGTGCTGGCATGGGCCTCTACTCACACGGTCGACCGCACCGAGCACCTGTTTGCCTCCAGTcccactactgcccccctgcACCGGACGGCCCCCTCCCAGGAGAACACCAGTCATGATGCCAGCCCTTTGGAGAGCCCCCCGGCTGCTGGTAGCAGCGAGGAGGGGAGTAAGGAGGAGTCCCCTAGAGAGCCGGCCGATGGGGAACAGAGCAGGGGGGGAGCAGGGGGCAACCTCCCCGAGCTCGGAGAATTCGGAGTGGAAGGTTTACGACACAGAGAGACTGTTGATGCTGGCCCCTCCCTGCAGCAGCCCGGCCATGATGGAGGTGACACCCCTGATGATGCCCAGAGGAGCATGGTCCTTAGGCTCAAGTTCCTCAACGACACGGAGAGAGTGGCCCAAGTCAAGCCGGAAGACACCATCGGCTACATCAAGAG GACGTACTTTGCAGGGCAGGAGCACCAGGTGCGTTTGATCTACCAGGGCCAGCTCCTACGCGACGATGCCCAGACACTGGCCTCGCTCAACCTGACCGACAACTGCGTCCTGCACTGCCACATCTCCCAGCACGCCACGCCCCAGGTGCCCGCAGGGGCGCGGGCGGCCGACCAGGTTCACGTGGCCCTCAATGTGGGCAGCCTGATGGTGCCCCTCTTCGTGCTCATGCTGTCCGTGCTCTGGTATTTTCAGATCCAGTACCGGCACTTTTTCACGGCCCCTGCCACTGCCTCGCTGGTGGGCATCACCATCTTCTTTAGCTTTGTGGCGTTCGGGGTGTACCGTCGATGA